The following DNA comes from Passer domesticus isolate bPasDom1 chromosome 13, bPasDom1.hap1, whole genome shotgun sequence.
tgTTTTAACTTTGTGACTACCAAAATTACTAATACCccttggaatattttggctgaagTCGTGTCCTCTGCTTGATGCTGATTTCAGTTCTGGCATTTTTGTGGGTATCACACTTGTGAAAGGATTTGTACAAAATGCAGTAGGGACAAAGAGCTGCATATAACCTTTATTTCCTGAATCTGTTTAGTTTTATTGCTCATCCAAGCCATGTGTGGCATGCAGACCACCAGAGATTTCAGTCTTGACTTTAAGGCTGTGTGACGTCCTTTTGTGGTTGTGCATCAGATTGTTCACCTTATGTCTGTAGTAAACTTTGTTGAGAACCTGTGGAAAATCCAGGGTCATCTTCATTTGTGTATTTGTGCTACTGTGTTGCAACACAACTTTAAAACTATTAGTACCAATCAACTTGTTTTGCTCTTATCTTTTTCAGTTATTTGGGAGCTTCCTCACCCTATGATGCAGTTAAAGTCTTGTCAAAAAAGGGGGACGTGGCATCTCTTaaaactgctgctgagcttgcTCTGATATCTGGGGAGGAGGAGTTGTCAACAACTTTGTCTCTGAGATGTGCCCAAGACTTGCTGTTATCCAGGAACTGGGTGGGAGCTCAGGAAGTCCTTCAGCAGCATCAAACTTTATTTGTGAGTCTGGTCCTTTCCTTTCCACCTTCTTCAGAGTTGTCTCTCCAGATTGACATAACTTGGCACCAGTTCTCATTTTTCAATAGTCCACAGGTGGTCCTTTGGACTGGTTTTGCTTCAAAATATTCTAGGAGTATATTGGAATGACCCTATGCAATGGTCATGGTGGGGAAGTGTGTAGACCCTGTGCTTGTTGTTATATGAGAGGTTGTAGAGAAAAGTGGGATTCTTTTAAGTGTAATACTGATCATGAAAAGAAAGAAGTGAAGTATTTGCTGTTCACATTATAGGAACAAATGAGCCAACTGgaagtccagctgctggaggcttagatttgaaatgtttttgtgGACTGAGAAGCAGGTGGCTACCTTGGCTTGCTCTGAGGTTTCCTTCTGACTTCCCTTAGGCTCTGTCACCAAGACCAGGCATGATGTTCTGAAGTCACTCTGGCTGCTGTGGTCAGCAAGGGCTTGTTTTTATGGTTGCAACAgctcagtggtttttttttcccctccttgcTAAAGGGACACAGACTGGTTTTCTGCCTGAacgagctgctctgcagctgcctcagtGAGAGGAATCCCTGTGAGCGGAAGAGCCTCGTGCCCCCCTGTTACCACAGCTGGGAGCTGAACAGAGAGGCCCCGTTTTTTGACATGGTGACACAAGTGTGGCAGAATGTGCTGGGCATGGACACCACTGAAAAAGCCACCTGTGCACAGGAGCAGCTTCGCAGGATTGAGCATCCTCCTTCAACCAGCAACACTCACCCAAAGCAGGTAAATGGATTTTGATCTGTGCAGGCACAAATCCTTGCTTGGGGATGGGCAGTAAACCCAGCCACTCTGTGGAGTTGCAGCAGCCATTCCCAGGGAGCTGATGTCTGCACCCTTCTGCAGGATGGGGTTTTAGTCTGGGGGAGAGATGAtcagctgctgggacagcttTGTGTAGCCATcagtttgtttctgtgcaggGTAGGAACTGACATGGGGTGTGGGGATCAGCAGTGAGGTCACTGAGATGTGCTGGGTGGGAGTCATTGACAGAGCTGAGTAGTCTCAGCACTGATTCAGGAGTTTGTATTGGACTGCTGGGGAGGTAGGGCTGCTTGTTGTCAAAACAGTTTGCAAGGTCTGTCCATAGACtggtgctcctgcagctcttctcTGACCCCAGTGAATCACTGCTCCCCCTTCTCATCTGTTTACTAAGACACAGGCAAGCACAGTGGCTGATTTTACAGCTCCAGGTGAAGTAGAAATGCTCTATCTCCTGCATGAAGCAGACTGTGTAAATTGCATTGTCACTAAACTATTAACTGTGCTCTCTGGTCTTCCTTTAGGTGCTTTTCCATATCTCCCATGACCTGACCCTCGCAGCCCTGAGCTGTCACTTGGGTGTGTGGGATGAGGCAGTGAAGAGTATTCTTGGGGCTGTGACCCGCAGTTTTGATGCTGGGAATTTCACTCTGATGCAGGAGATTTGCAGTATCATCCTTCCTGAGGGTGAGTCTCTCCTTGTGTCTCTTCTGTCACTGACAGGGCTCCTTCCTGCCAGCACAACTGTGTCCAGTAATGTTCCTAGGCTAAATAATGTTTGTAAGCAGCAAGACATAGGCATGTCTGTGGAAACTTGTGGAGTTTGGCTAGTGCAAAGGCCACTGGGCAGTGAAAATTCCTGACTCTGGAAGGAAGCTCAGCTGTGTCACTTGGTGTGAGTGATGTAGGAAAATGAGTGAATTCTCTTCTGTGAGGGATACATTAGAATGCTGTGTTTAGTTCACAGCAATACATACTCCAAgttttcctccattttctttAGGTTATGCAGTGCATTTAGTTTGTGGCTTGTGATTATGTGACTCTTGTGTTTTGCAGCTTGAGACAAAGGAAATTTGCTGTAGCTGATAAGAACATTTTAGCTAGAACAGAGTATTGTGTTCACAAAGACGCCAGAGATGTTTTTGCTTTCATAGTTCGTGTACTGCTTGCCAGCATCTGAGTAAATCCCTGATTTGGGTTTCCAGGGTTTCCTGGTTCATTTACCAGATCTGCTTATTGTCTTTGGAAAGTTCCACGAACTATTTGTAATCCTTTTCTCATTATCATCTTTAGGCTGTGATGAGCTGAGAGACAAACTGGACAGCACAAATTCTCAGAGCATGGATGCCTGCAGGAGTCTGGAGGGCTTTGTGGCTTACAGACTGCTCTATGAGCTGTGGTGGAACCCACCCAAAGAGTCCCTTGGCTTGCAGAAGGCTGTGCTGGGTCCCAGTGAGCAAACAGCTCTTGAGAAGAGCTGTGTTTCAGGTGACCCATCCCCTGAGGAAGCAGTTCAAACTGCAGCTGAGATGGGTGAAAACCTCTGCAGTACAACTGAAGTTTCCAAGGGTGAGACACAGAGCGACTCAAGAACTGATTCAGCTGACGTGGCAGACAGACAGTCAAAACTGAAGGGTTGCCAAGTGCTCCTTTCAGAAGAGATGGCTGCCTTGCAGAACACCCAGAGGGACATAGCTGAGGTCCAGGAGACTTTAGCAGAAATGATCCGCCAGCATCAGCAGCAGAGGAACAATCTCCAGAACACAAATGGAAACACCCAGGGAGGCAACCTGGAACAGAGTGCAGAGACTGAATCAGACACGCCAAGCTCTGACAGCAACCAGATGAATGGGTAAGACTCAGCACAGGGATGGGTGTTGAAAAGTGttgcttttttgtgtgtttgtgcagGAAATTTCTTGTTTTGCCTAGACTGCCTCTAATCTCCAGCCCATCACCCAGGAACACTTGAATATACAGCTCAGAAATCCTGCATTTCCCCTGGGCTCAACCACCACATGCATAAGCTCAGTGCAGCTGAACAGTTTTGTGATGCATGAGGTGTTGTTACAGTGAATAAATGGGGCAGCTTGAAAAAGGGAGGATAATGAAAAGGCTAAGCATGATACAAGGGTTCTGTTTCTTTGTTGAATGTTGGTTTGGGACTTTGGCAGGAGTGAGCTAGAGCATAAAACACTTGGCCAGTTCTCTCCTGTGCTCCTTGTCCAGGAGGGAGGCTACACAGTCACCTAACAAAGGAGTTACTCATGACACCTGCTCTTCTCTTGACAGCAAAGATGAAGTAAAGGAACCAGTTACACTCCCTGAGCTCACAAAGCAGCTTctgaaagcaaagcagaaattaGCTGAATTCCCAGACAATTTAAAGGTAAGTTTTCAGAAGAGCCATTGCAGTTTTGAAAAAAGTCATTCTGTAAGGGCAGCCTTATCACAGAATCTCTTTCATACAGAAAGGAGCAGTGCCATTCCTTGTGGTCCTGTGGCACTTTTGAGAGAACTGACACATGGCAGCAGGGTGGTGCTTTTCTTTCAAGAATAATTTTGCCCATGCAGTTGGAAAGCATAGCTAAAGCTACTGTGTGGGGGAACTCAATGAGATCTCCTGTATGGATCATGCCATGCATTTTGAGTAATCTGTTGCTGCTTATGTATGAAAGAAGTTTATAAACAACGAAATCAAAAATTTAAACTATAAAATGGCCTTTATGAATTAGGAACTATAGAAAGTACACAGCACACATTCAAAAACATGTAACCATGGTGATTGGGCAAGAAGGGGCAAACCTGGATAAATGTGAACAGAAAATGCATCTGTGACTGGCTGTTCTGAGAGTGCTACAAAGCAGTGTCTTTGGAGAGCTGCCTGATTATGTTGAACAACTGTAATATAAACTGTAGACATCACCTCGTGGTCCTTTTTCTGCAGGTCTTCCCCTTCCCTGACGTGCTGGAGTGCTGCCTGGTGCTCCTTCACCTTGGATCCCAGtgtcctgctgagctgcaggaagagGCTCTGGCTCTCCTTAGGAAACACGGTGCTGCTGGTGTTTACCAAAAGGCTGGCAGGAGCTTCTTGACATGACAGGTGGGGACCAAACTGTCTcccctgagctgcctccagctgctgAACACTAGGGCTGCTCTTTCTTCAAGTGAAGGCTTCTCTTGATGGCTGTGGCTGTTACTGATACAAAATGCCAGGTTTATACACATCCACTTGTGCTCATCCACTGCTACTTATTTAAGGAGACTGTTAGAAAACTGAAAAGCAGTAGAGTGAACTGTTATAActgatttttgtattttttttatttgttggaCACTATGCTAATGAAAGCTCTTGCTATTTAAATGCAAGAGAAAGTTTTGTGCAGCTGTGTAGTCTTtcagcagaggaggaagagTAGCTGCCCTCAGGAAAATCAATGGTTTCTGTAAGCAAACTGACCCTTAGGCCAGTATTGTTCTTAAAAGCTTTGTgagtttattttctctcctttaaaTAAAGTCTTCTATCACCATGAATTGGTATTTCATTTGATGTGTAGAAATAAATTCTCTAAAATGGTGCTATTCTAGAAAGTACCAAAACCAATTCTGGATTTTGCAGCCTTGAACATGCAGTATTTTAACCAGTCTTACAGCTTACTTAGAGGTTTTGttagaaaaagtaatttctatGAAAAGCACAAGGCATAAGCCTTAGTGAACACAGCATCTGTCTTAGTCATTTTTAGAAGCAAGGTTTTAAATGCAGCAAAAAAAGTTGATGGGGGAAAGTGTGCATCATGAATTTAGAAAGTTTCAAGTACAGTAAAGAATTAAAAGGAATGATGAATTTTTAGATCAAAAGCTGTTCCAGATTTTTCCAGCCAAAATACAAACTTAATCTTGACAGATTTCCTGCTTCAAGCTGAGTAAAGCCTCAGAACAACTTCAAGAGCAGCAGGTAAAAGCCAGGGTTAGACTGAAACAAGATCACTGATTGAACACATTACAGAGGAAGTGTTGCCACCAATTGGAATTTGCTAAATTCTGCACAAAGCACCTGAAAACCAGGCGGGGGAGCCAGTGCTTAACCAAACTGCCTTCCTGCACTTAGAGCAGCAACCACTGGAGTTTAGATGGAGCAGAAAACTTCACACACAGCTTTGTCCCTTTCAGTGGCcactctgcagtgcaggaatgTTGCACCAGACTGAGctgtgctgagagcagcagggggagaacacagctctgccagagctCTTCAGCTCAGCTTTCCCCAGCTACTGTACAATAAACTCCAAAGACATTTCACTAAGAGCTACCCCAGGAGCACATCATAAATGGTAAAGGAAACAAACTTCAGCATCTTCAGGCATGTATGTCCCAAATTCAGATTCCAAAGCCTCAACTGTGGAAATTCTAGTGCTTGATGGAAAATCCAAAACAAAGCctggtttaaaaaaatttattttacaaaaaataaaaactagtCTTTACAAACATTTCAAATACCAGCTCTAAACCTCAACTCTTTAATACTGGATTACGCTTGCTCAAAATGCCAGACAACGTCTTAAAAATTTTTAAGTTTCACATGTCCAAAAGGGTTTGTTCTTTTAAGAAATGTCATTAcagagctgttaaaaaaaatactttcaaagtCAGAATCCCAAGTTCTTCATCCTCTTAACTACTTTTCAGGTGTTTATAATGAAAAAGACCCagaaactcaggaaaaaaaatcagaaacacTGTTTTACCTGTTAAGCATATTGTAAAATTaggggctggagaagcaggGGGGAGAAGAGGAACAAGTATTTGTCCATGCTGACCTAGTTGTGTTGCATGAGATGAATAAAATTTGTAGGTTTAACTTGAAGAAAACTGAAGTCATAGTATTGGTCCAATCCCCTGTCAAAGGTGAACTTTTGGGCCTCTGAATGTATTTCCAGAACAGTTCCTTAATACCCGTAAGAACAAAGCTGAGGCTTAGCATGGGTCAAAGCAGTAACAGAGAATTAGAAACTGAGTGCTGATCAAATCAGCTCCATTAATCTCCATTCCCTCTGTTGTTAAAGCAAATCTCTGAATATTTTTAGCTGCAAGGATCATTTTTAATGTCATCCGTTCCCAAACCTCTGCAGTGATCAAAGGGAGCAATTTCCACAGACAGAGATAAAATAAGCAACACATGAGGTGAAGCTGTCACCCTCACAACATGCAGAAGTTTTAAAATAAGCTTTATAAAACACAAATTGCAAATTTGCGTGCGTGTCTGTGTCCATTTTCACTGCATTTCCCAACCCTCAGCTCTACCCAGTATTCTACAGGTAAATCTTCCTTGCAGATTCTGTACagtaaaaagaggaaaaaaacagaggTATACACAGTAGATTCTGTCCTTTGCCCTTGGTATTAAAAATATAGCAAACCACAAATGCTGGCATTAGGAAATCAGTCAACTCTTCGGGGTTTCAAAGGAAAATGCAGCTCTTCAGCAAAACTGCAAGGCTTGGTGCAGCCTGTGTACTGGAGATGCTTTTTGTTTGAGACACTGTTTAGGGAAAATGGTTGAGGACAGCAGCTGCCAAAATGGTAAACATGTTCTGCTGAGGGGCACCGCTCATCACGGCTGCATGTTGTTGATAATGGCCAAAATGCTCATTTTCTCTTGGGCTGAGTCCACATCTTCATTTTGTTTCTGAGCCACTCCTGTGCCAAGGCCATACAGTCGTCCGCAATACTTTGCATCATCAATTGTATCCTCAAAAAATAactgcagattaaaaaaaaaaaagaagagaaacaggTATTGTTTAATTGTGCCTCTAAATTAGAAAACATCCAATGTTAATTAACAGCTCCTTTGAAATCAGCCACCTCCAAGATGGAGTGTACAAATTAAAATAAGCACATGAAAGGCAAGTAAACAGAGCAAGTCTGTGCCAATATCAGCAATTCCTATTCTTGATAGTTTGAAGTGTGATGGCCACAAGgctcaaaaatcccaaaccaaaacaaacaacacatTATACATGTTGACATTTATGGAcaggaaggggagaaggaagaACACTGCAGTACCTCTTtcattctgaaaaatgccatTCCTGTGAGGAGAGAGTCTGATCCTGCCTGGTGTTGTCGTCCAATTCGCTGCAAATCCAGCTGGTCTGCCACTTCCTGAAGGCCACCCTGCCAAGAGAACAGAAGAGATTTTATTTTGGAAGATTCTTCTCTTGCCAAAATTGCCACATTTCTCCAAAACGTGAGGACAAACAGGGTATGATGAACCAGTGCAGATCCCAGCAGTACACACCCTCCAGCTGTGAGTGAAACACAGTGGGAAATGGTGTTCAAGAGGGCACAAATAACTCTTCTCAAATTTAGGTGCCTTCTTTTCCTGTTGCAGATATTTCAGATAAGTGTGGGTACATTCATAGGTTACACATGCTGGGCCTTTCCCTCCCCTGACTCAAGGCTGTGATTCAGTAGATAAATTACTTTCAACCCCCTTACCAGTTCATCAAGTCATGGAGTATTTCATGTAAAAGAAATACCCTTGCACAGGAAACATAAATATGCTGAATTATAATTAACCTCTGATACACAAACCAGAAGGCTGTGGCAATGTCCCCTTTATGATAAACACATTGGGAAGTCTGAAACTGGGGAGGGCAGTACCCAATAGACACAAACTGTGTCTCAGGTGCTTCTCTGTCACTATTTTTATACACATTCCCATTTTAAGAGAACATATGCAGCAGTTCTGCCACTTGTATTCCTGTACATGTGCAGTGTTGATACTCATCACCTGCTTGCTGGGCAGATAAAAGTACCTTGAGGTTTTTGCAGCTCTTCATTAAGTACTTCACATCATAGATAGATGGGAAGAAAAGGTTTAAGATGTGGAAAAATTCATGTTCCTCTTCTGGTAACCTGGAATCTGTCAACAACTTCACCATGTAGCCAAAGTCATAAccactgaaaacaaaaccacagagaAACCAGGTAAGCAGGCAGTACCTATAACCCAAGGTACTAACCAGTACCTCCTTTTTCAACAGAATTTTACTTGCTGTGCCTTTCAAGCCTCAACATTTTCTGACATTCATAAAACTCTAGATCTCAGCCAGAACTCATACTGATTTTCTATGTCAATGCAGGGCTTGGGGATGACCCCCAAAATGCCTTCTGTGGAACAGCTAAGCCATTGGGAAGAATACACATTTCTGCCCCACTGTGTAGATTTCTGTAGCTAAGGGCAATACAGAGAAGAAAGAAACCCTGCAAGTATATGTTGAGAGAGAAGGAGGTGGTGGCAAGTCCTTTCATTTGTGATACCATGTTGGACCAGAGGCTTCCTGATCAAGTTGGTTGAAATGCTACAAGATATCTTAACCACACAGGTGGAAGGAAATTCAGAGCACCACCAACATTttaaggaagaagaaacaaaatccTTTACAATGCATTTACTAAGTGCAGAAATCATATTTCAACTTCTTCAAGAGAGGGAGACTGTAAAGCAAAAGGATTCACAAGCAGTCAGGAAGTCACACCATGAAGTGTCCTTACTTCTTAAACTTGGCCTTCATATCTTGAAGTTTCTTTTAAGAACTGCAGGACTGCtaatttttctccttaaaatCTGTCAATCTCCATGAAAAATGCAGAGAATTAAGAAGAGATTTAACAGGGTCAGTGAGCATCCTGGACCCACCTGTGGAAGGACAGCCATTTCACACTGTCACTGAGGACGACGCCCGACGTCAtcagcagctcagcaaaatgcaaGGTATCAATCCCTTCCTCCTCATGCTTCTGgaactgcagcccagagctggcaaggagGTCTATGGAATCCTGAGAGTACATGTCTTCcctgaaggaaaaacaaaaaagcaagtTTGCACTCAGGGTGCTGCCAAGACAAGCTCATTTTAGAGAAATTCTCCCCACACCATGTCAAGAATTGGACAAACCAGTAGGATACTTCTGGGTCCAGTTTGTCTCTCTAGAAAACTCAAACTGGCTCAGTTTCAATACCACTACTGCAGCCTCCTACAGCCATAACAAGCTGTTCTGTGATCATAACTAGTTAACACTTCCACTGCTAGTGCAAATTCCAAAGATTCCAGCTCCATAACTGACTGTTCTGAACGATGTCCCTTCTGCAAGGTGAAGGGGAGCACCACAGATGAGGCCAGAGGAAAGGGGAGTTCTCCCAAACAGGAAGATGTGCATCTCTAAAGCACTGACCATCACTCCTGTctacatttttcctttccactCCACAGCATGTACCACCTTATCAGCACCTCCACTTCCATCTCTGGGAGTGAACAGAATTGCGTCATCCTTGACTCAGGAAGCAGGACAAGAATGATGTGCTTGGTGGAGAGCTGAGCAGGAACCTGACTTCTTTACTGGTTTGTGTCATTTGAGGGGGAGGAAACACACAGAGCCAAGTTCTATCAATATGATAACTCATTTAAATGAAATGATCACACAGCAATAACAACTCCACTCTGATTCCAATACCTCTAAGAGGCTCACAAATTTGTGGAGTAAATAGTGCAACTTTTGGGGTCAAGAACTGGATGATCTGCACATAGTAGCTACAAATTTTTGTAATGCTTTTCATAAAAATAGATTTCCTCTACATATGTGGTTTTGCCAGATAAACCCTTTCTTTATTTCCAGACAGCTCTAGTGGTAATTATGCTGAGTTTATCTTTATAATTACAGGGGAAGGGATAATAAAACTTGTTTCAGCTGCAACCCAGGATATTACAGTATGCAGGAGACAAGAACTGCCACACTCCATTTAACAAGATTCATTCTCCTGAACAGATGTGATGATTACACCAACATGTTTTTAGATCCCAGCTTATACTTAAGCATGGATCTGTAAAgaggtctttttctttttgatgaGACCAGCACATCCATTTATTTTTAGCAGAAAGAGATGGAGTTTtacatagatatatatatgAAGTTTCAAACAgtgttccagaaaaaaaaaaaaggcatacaAAATTATCAAGAGTAAGGGTAATAAGGATAGAATTTTTACACTGTTAACTCCTGGCCCTCCAAAATAGGCTCCCACATAGTCAGTACTAGAATCTGAATCCTTATTGCTCAGAAGCAGCCAGCAGTGATGAACACATGGACCCCGGTATTTGCCAAAGGAAAGCATCACTCCAGCAGAAGGAACAGGAAATCAACGCCAAAGACTCACGTGAGGTTGAATTTGAAGTTGAACTGCCAGGTGTTAATGCCAGAAGGATATTCCCCCTTCTCATTTGTGAAAGTCAGGCCCAGCTGGATGATTTTGAGCAGGTCCACGTTACAGCGAAGCAGCTGGTACTGGTAATCGATGGAGCTGCGGAATTCACCGATCGGCCGGACCACCACGCCGGGGAACTCCGTGTCCTGGCACACAAGGGAAAACTGAGCTTCACCAGGGATTCTCTTAGGAGGCACTATTACCACTCTGTTAGGACAGCCCAGACACTGAAACCCTTCACTGCTTCTGAGGAACAGTCAGTGCCTACATCAACAAAAACCACTGTCAGTCAAACACACCTCAACAACAGCAGCCATCTGTTAAATGAAAAACCGCCTTTTAGATGAAAAAACACCTTTTAGATGTAAAACCACCTTTTAGATGTAAAACCTCCTTTTAGATGAAAAAGCTCTTCCTCAGCCAGTGACTGTGTGCTGTCTTTGCTGAACACCAAACTGCCATACTGTTTCTACCCCCAGACTGGGTCACTGAGCTTCTACTGACTGCACACAAAATCCTTCACAACAAACACAGTGCTGTGCACCTGACACAATCTGTCCCTTGCCCAAGAGGTTTGTCTGTCTGCTCTTACAGCACAGTCACTCAAATCCTAAGAACACTTTCAGTGAgactgaaaagaagaaaaaagttcaTTTCCCATTCACAAATGTTAAAAAATCATGTTCACTTCCACAGCTGAATTTGACACCAATTCCCCACACACTCTGCAAAGACACCTGTCTTTTGCCAGGCTTTTAATGAGGACTTTTCATATCTTGAGGTTCAGTGCTCCTaagcagagctggcagaacTTACAGCATCACAGCTAAAACCAGTTCTTTATCTAACACACTGGGGTGCTGCCAAGCAGATACAGACTTGTGAGGGCAGGAGGAGATTCCTCCCACCTGGGGGAGATTATGCTCTTCTTAAATAAAGCTTTCTGAACATATTGTCTTATCTACAgccagaatatttttcttccctaaGAATCAACATCTGCCCTCATTAGAAaggaggcagcccagctggCTAGCAGTCACTTGCAGGCCTTTTGACCTCCAGTCCCATGGCATCTTGTATAATCAAATGGAGAAAAACATCCAAAGGACAAACACACTGGTGGAAAAACAAGGATTTAAACCCAATAGTGACTTGTTTCATTTTCCTGTTGCACAAACTAATACACTATGAATAGCTGAATATCAAATAAATTCAGGTTTTTAAGTTTGTCTCTATCCTCCCCTTCTTTCAATCAACCCATACTCAACACTGCTTGTATTAAATTCTGGAAAGCTACCAAACAGCTTCTTATTTTTTCAGCTCTTCTAGTTCAGTTTGACTGAGGGTACAGAGAAATCATTTCTCACCCAAGAATCAACTTAGTCcacaaccccaaaaaatcccttgACTGAGGCAATTAGGTCAAGTATAAAACATTTACCATGGCAATGTAGCTGTAACTCAGAACAATCTCCCGAATTTTCCTCATCTCTTCCTCCAGGTTGTTGGCCCATACTTCACAGATAACCTGGCTGTTCTCTGCAAGGGCTGCTGGCATCTTGCAGGGACCAGAAAAAAGGCAGCTGATGCTGAACTCAAATGACAGTGCAGGATCACAAGCTGTGCAATCTTATCAGTGTGCTGCATTAAAGAGACAAATAAATAATGCTTTAAGTGAAGGAAGAGTGACATGTGAATAAATGCTCTGTAGGAGCCAGTCACACTTCCTTTTCCACCTTCAAATAACCCATTTAAAGTTTACACCAAGTTTTCTTGCTTTCTCACTTTCTGTAAACATGCTGAATGAAATCAGGAGCATCTGTTCACAATGTAAGAGCAGATGCACAACCAACAGTCCAGTTATTTATGTAAAGAATCATGACCCCTATCTTCCTTTTCCTGGCATAAGCTTTGACACTTTGGGCACAGGATGTGCAGGCAATGAATCCTCATGTGCAGCCCTCAACTATTtccccatgcctggaagtgttcagggccaggctggatggagctctgagcaacctgccCTAGTGGAAgggtccctgcccacagcaggggggtggaatgagatgatcttgaaggtcctCTCCAGTCCAACcccctctgtgattctgtgatgaaGACAACTGTTTAAACACAACAGAATGCATTCGAGAGAGAGCACTCATTGGCACGAGGTTCAATGGGTATGAATATCTAAAGGGGGGTGCCAAGAAAATGGAGCCAGGCTCATCTTGGTGAatgaagtgacaggacaagagacaatgggcagaaactgacaCACGGGAAGTGTCCCCTGAACGTGAGAAAGAACATGAGCAAAAACTGTGCAcgggaacaggttgcccagagaggttttGGAGTCTGCCTCAATGGAGACATTCCAGAACTGTCTGGACTCAGTCCTGTGCCACacgctctgggatgaccctgcttgagcagggaggctggacaCCACCCCTGTAACCCATTCCGGGGCTCTGTGCTCCTCGGATGTAGCCGGGGCCACACGGCAGCGGTGTTTCAGCTGAGCCCCGGCCCGCCCGAGCCGCCCCTTTCCCGCAAGAACACCGGCGAACCGCTCCCGGCCTGAGGCTCCGGCTCGCCCGGCCGGCCCTGCGCCACCAGTTAGGCGGAGGGACAAGCGCACCgccacagcccggcccggcccggggccaCC
Coding sequences within:
- the CNOT8 gene encoding CCR4-NOT transcription complex subunit 8, with amino-acid sequence MPAALAENSQVICEVWANNLEEEMRKIREIVLSYSYIAMDTEFPGVVVRPIGEFRSSIDYQYQLLRCNVDLLKIIQLGLTFTNEKGEYPSGINTWQFNFKFNLTEDMYSQDSIDLLASSGLQFQKHEEEGIDTLHFAELLMTSGVVLSDSVKWLSFHSGYDFGYMVKLLTDSRLPEEEHEFFHILNLFFPSIYDVKYLMKSCKNLKGGLQEVADQLDLQRIGRQHQAGSDSLLTGMAFFRMKELFFEDTIDDAKYCGRLYGLGTGVAQKQNEDVDSAQEKMSILAIINNMQP